The sequence below is a genomic window from Lycium ferocissimum isolate CSIRO_LF1 chromosome 9, AGI_CSIRO_Lferr_CH_V1, whole genome shotgun sequence.
CTACAGTTCTTGATGGTCAATAGCAAGGATATAGCTTGCAAGAAAGCGAGGCACATTATTACTACACCTgacttatgaaaaatttatgccaataatacatatacttctccaaattttaaaatttactccATCTATCGCAATTTGAATTTAACTCTTGCCACTGATAGCGTAATAGTTTTGCACATGCAATTTAACGTGTTATAAAAGgttaaatcattttatttttaagtaacTTGTTTTGCTTGTTACATGAAGTTGGAGGTATACAAAGAAAATCGACAAACTGCACCAAATTAACAAATCGAGTCAAATGAGAAAACTGATTAGTGATGTGGTTTGATTTAGTTTGATATTGAAGAAAAAATGATTTGGTATTAAGTAAAAAATTAAATCGAGATCAAAGCAACTcgacatatatatgtatattataaaatatatattataatctactttttgtaaatattttttcaactttGTTATAGTTTTTGTATCTTAACATTTTAACACCATGTTTGAGCTTGCAATTTTACTCCACTGTGCATATATGTTAACTTAAATAGAACTCAAACCAAAAGCAATTGTTTTCCACCTCCCATGTATATTGACTTAATGAAATTCACAACCCCACAATTTTTTCCTTGTACCTGACAGCAATTCATTCATTTTTAATCATGCTTTTTCGTgtatataaaattattaaaattagaAAGAACTCAACTTCAAAACGTTGGAGCTCCCATATGAACTTTTCTCCCTTTTGTGGGGTTGTGGTTGAAAAGTCTGCTTATAATTAGTTACTATGAATTGAATTTGGTATCATCATATGAAATAGTGTGGCATTTACaccatatttcacaaaaatcaaatattttttgttttaagatGCTCCACGTCGAAccagaacaaaaaaaaaagccgAAAAATAAATCCGAACATGAAAAATCTGACTACTATTAGTTTGGTTTAGTCTATagatattaaaacaaaaaaaaaaaaaaaaaaaaaagtgacgcaattgatttggtttggtaaATGAAAAATCGTACCAACTCGACTTATGTTCACCCCTACGCATAGTTATCTATAACTGTCTTTtcaaatgatatgaatatgcGAATAAATTCACACATAAGtaactgaaaagaaaaataattaatataatgtaaggatgagatactCTTAAATAGTATAAGgcaattttttaagaaaacaaatGAGCTTAGTCCGAAGCGTACAATATCACGTAATATTACGGAATATATTTAGATCGATTTTGCCCCCAGCAAATGATCTGACATTGGTAGTTATATAAATTAAAGCCTTCCAAATTAAGTgccatgttttcttttctagagAAGTTAATAACTATTGTAatatctttcaacaactcatgTTTGTTCTTCGTTTCAATTTGTTCATACTCTCACTTATGGAAGGTCAATTTGATAAGCTTTCAGGGCTACCGAACAACATGTTCCATCTACTTTCAAATTTTGAAGAGTTAACTTCAAAATggtatttttatcaattttcctCATATCAAAGTAACAAAGAATTCATTTAAATGCTTTGAGGAAGATTATTTAATCTAGTATTCAAAAGTGAAATACAGCAACAACTTGGGATATGAAAAATATGTGTTAGCGATTTCATTTCGATTAGTCGTCATCCCCTATATAATTATAATAGTTCAAGCACCATCATGCGTTGTGCTGGTATGGTTCAGGTCCCTCTACCCTTAATCACAAGTCTCGGTTCGAGCCCCTGCCCCAGAAATGGGCCCTACAATGCGAACACCGgatggaaaaccaaaaaaatgaaataatgttgttcatgcaattccagGAAGAAGGTACTCCTCTCTCTCTTCACTTTACTTGTCATCGCGTTTCAACACCAAAGAGTCAATTTTACTAATCTTTGGAGCTAAATTAAAgtagattaatttaatattttaaaactcTAGAGAAGCGAAACGTGACAAGTGAAAGTGGCGGAGGGAGTATCATTTTTCATCTAAATGGTTCAACAATCCTCTCTCTTATATTTCTTCCCGATGAACTTTCCCCACAAAGTTGTATTGACCAACTTCAGAAAACTAGCCATGGTCATAAATAACTGCATCTAATTGGACCACCCCCTAGTACTACGAGGGAGAAATATTATTCATGGCGTGCCTTAAGAGCAAAATAGCGTGCTCTTTTCATTTACTTgcttcactctctctctctctctttcccttTCTATTTTAATTGTCACGTATTTGCCCTCGATTATAACGTAGCTCCCATGTCGATTGGGTTTATGTTGCATGTTTCCGGAAAAGAGGTCTTAGATTATTCCTCTACTTTTGACTACCTCACTTTAAACTACCTTCTTGTTACACTTCAAGTTGGAGCTGTATTAGGATTTTCCCAAGACGATTGCTAACGGCAAGGTAATGAATGAATGTATAATGAATGATAAAATTAAAATGTTTCATATAACCTGAGGCATGTTTGACCCTTTTCTCTTTACTTATTTATACTAATTAGTTTGGGCATACGGTCACAAACGATTGGCTAAAATCTTAGGCTGCCATGGTTGGGAATTCTAATATTCAATTGGGAACCTTTTAGTGCAACCATGCTTGTAAATTGTAATTATATAAGAGGGATGGAAAATGATAAAATGCAACGATGCTTTCGTTGCTTTTTGCTTTGCAGAGGAAGCAAAGGTAGTCCAGTACTAGGTAACCCACAATGCAATAATCTCAGATTGCCACCATACTGACCAAAAAGTCCATGTGTAAACAGGCACCACATAGACAAGAAAATATGAGCAAGGACGACAACGACTGGTTTCTGCGCCCACAAATACTCTAATATAAACTATATTCTCTAATGACCACTTCTTTTACCAAGGTTCTAGTTCTACAAGATGCTCTTTTTCTCCAGTGCTGGTTTTATTCTATTATACTCCCACCCATTCTCATGCTGGCCAAAATCATAGTTCTTCTGTTCCATTTACATAACACTATAACTACTTGAAGAACTAAATTTGCGACTACAAATTCATGGGCTTTTAGTTGTACAAAGTTACACTAATTTATATTATACTTCTTATGTAAGTAAGGCATTGTAATgtatcgattttttttttggttttcatcGGTCCcgtttttacaaaaatatattttgtcgCGTGGGCCGATCCGCGTTTTACAATTTATCGATTGGTCGGTCCACGTTATgcaattaaatttatttttttttaatttttcgttgACTTGGTCACCTTATTGTTGAGGGTTAGAATCGCGTTGTAATGCTCTTCCCCATTTTCATAGTTCTTCTGTCCCTACccctatgtaattaaaaaaaaaaaaaaaaaggcattgtAATGGTATGTTGACAAAGATTTACATTAATCGATAATGTCTAAATTGAGACCGAAACTTAGACAGTTTTATTCCTAAAACTGTTAGAGGAaacaataattataatattCCCACAACCAAGCACTTTTTCTGGATTGTCCTAAGAGTCTCATATACCCCATCTATAGTGAAGATAGAACCGAAAGGAGTAAGGGGGACGACAAATTTCAATCATGAAACCGGGAAAGGCCATAAGCCATACGTCTTCGAGGTCCAATCAGATAATTTGAGTGTGCATATGATTAGTTATACCCTTTTATCATCACTCCTCACCATTGTTAAAGTGCTTTTGGTCACAACTCTATAGTGTGGTCCTACAAAACGAGTGGAATATCTATGTTCTACATTGGATTGGTGGGCCTCGTTTGTTGATGCTCTCCTTGTACACCTTTtactcttccttttttctttacgtggaacaaaaaaatcaattgtGCGCTACTCTTCCTGCAAATATTTAGCTCATGGCAACTGATCCAATCCCAAGTCTTTATTAACAagcagaaaagaaagaatattagGTGCTAGTGTGGTACAAAATATCAGTTCAACTTCAAGCTGATGCACAGAAAGTACCCACCAAAACCACTTGTGTCAGGATGAGATAACGAGGtgcaattttttgatttttcaatagCTTCCAATAACCAACGAGGGCAGTTAAAATCATTTGGAAGGCGACAAGACAGTAGAGAAGAATAAGTTCACAGGTCTAGTTAATTCTGATGTACATATATTCTACGTCTGATGTATCAAACAGTTTGTATAGTGTTTCTTCGATCAAAAACACaatgaagaaaaacaaaaggttgcattttcAGTACAAAGCCTTACTGTACTGAACAGGAAAGAAAACTGGACATAGCACCGCTAGATTTACTTCATGTTCTCTTAATCTTAGAAAACGTTCCAGTGTCTGAGAAATAGGTGCTCTGAGTTCCACTGCCAAGTTGATTTGCAAGCGCCTGAGGATTTGATAGCTCGATCCCCTGACATTAAAGTTAGCATCAGGATAACCAACACAAAAGACATAAGTACAGAGaaacagaaaaaaagaaaggaaaataaaaagatacTGAATTAGACCAACAtaatcttaagaaaataacaaaatcagAAACTGACATTACGAGGGTAGAGGGGCAATAAAACTTAAAAAGTGCACATTTAGACAAGCTTATCCCCATCCACCTACATTACGATATCATTGGAAACCATAAATTACATTGTGAGATTCCTGCTGTGCCTCCCCAAGTAACTGGGAGTAGTGTTGCACCTGGTGGGGGGCTTTTTTTTTAGGGGGAGGGAGAAGAGAGGAGGggtggggaggggggagggTGTCGTATAGACATGCTGGGTTATATTTGGGTGGATCAAATAGATTGATACAATAAATGGGTCATATCATCTACCCAGCCAAAGTTTACTTGGGGTCATGATGGGTTTAGGGACGGACATGTAACAACTACCAACCTGCAAAATGGGTTAATAATTTTCTGGAATTGCTGGTTTTCAGTGTGAACATGGTGGTAGTCAGGTACGTATAATGTGCTCAGCCGTGAGATGTTTGAGCGCTATCAAAACTGTCTACTTCTTCATCCCCATTCACCTCTTTCTATAGGAGAAGTGAAGGCATGATGATTACAGATAGTAGAACTCGTAGGGAGTTCCTTAGTTCATTTGCCTTTGTCACCATTCTTTCATTCACCTGTCCTTTAGTTAACCAAAAACTCTTTCCGATCTTTCCTCTGGGGATGTTTTTCTATTGCAAGCATATTCCCGAAGAATTAAGTATAGACTGCTGCTTAAACTGAGTAGATAGTCCCGCTTGCTGTCAGGTGCCTCAAACTTCTATAGAGAATAGTGTTTCTTTAGATAATTTAGACTAGGGAGAATTTAGAGAATGGGTGAAGGAAAAGGAGGCAATAGGAGAAGGATCAGCAGCGACTTCGCCGTTGTCCACCAGTGGAAGTACAGGGTGGTGAAGAATTTTTTCCTTCGCTGGGTGTCTTCGACGGAGGTGGTGAAGAGAATTGGGAGTCcgattgaaatttgaagaattcaTTCAAACCCATTGGCTGGACTGTCGTTCCAACCCCAGGGATCACCTAATTATGAACCATTCTAACCCGGCCTTCAAATAAGTCAAAGAGGATATACCCTGTTTTGATCCATTCACTTATTAATCATTAACTCAACCCATTCAACCTTGGGCAGGTTGGGAAGGATTACAGAATTGTGGGTCTAAATTGCCGCCTCTACTAGTGGCATCATAACAGGAATATGACTACTTAGAAATAATCTCATCAGTATTATTTCTAGATATTACATCTTCCTTAACCATTCAAGAAGGCTTTTTGCCTTCAATTACTGCCTACCTTTTTTTTATCCAGTCTTCGATCATGATCCCTCTCCAAATCATAAGCACCAGAGGTCTTTATGATAGTGGACTACTACCCACCCCTCATCACCATGATTATTAGAGCATGTGATCATAATACAAGTGATACAACAAGCGAGGACAAGATCACAATCTCAAACAAGTTGGGATTGGCTATGTTACTCATTTAACCATATCTAAGGTTTATATTACACAAAATGAAAAGTTCTAGAAATTCTCTCCATTCTCTACAGAACTAGAGGCTCCTAATAAGCATAGGACTTAAAAGTAAACATATTAAAATGATCCAAAAAATCTAAAAtgactactaaaaaaaatacttaatgACTAAACGATTACCAACTAATTGGTATTGCCTCATAGAGATCTTTTACTCTCTTGTGCCCCTATTTTTCACTAAGTCTGTGTGAGTACAATCATAGGTCTATCTTGTTGACTTTAAAATCGTCACTCCCCATGGTTTCACATCAATAATCCCCTAATGCTACTTGTAAATGTCATTAGCAAACGCAGTTAACAAGATCCTAAATCTATAAAATCGTCACTCCCCATGGTATCACATCAATAATCCCCTAATGCTACTTGTAAATGTCATTAGCAAACGCAGTTAACAAGATCCTAAATCTATAAGTTAAGGTCAAAGACAGAGTCTTCGAATTTCGTATGAGGTTCTGTTTGCTAGTTATTCCTACAGATGAGAGAACCACCAGCTAATCATTGGAGGCAGTAACTATCAGATTACAGATTAGACCTACTGTATGTAAGTATGCAAAAACTACTAATTAAGCGGGGTTGGCACCTTTTGATATAACTTTTCTGATGAGTAAACAGTATTATTACTGACAAAACAGGTAGGTGTTCCTGTACACAAGACCTAAACAAGAGGTACTCCCAAGAAAGTACAGACAAAGACCACCAAATGCCAGTTTTGTGGTTTGTTCTTGCTTGATAAAATTTAAGATGCCCCTCTTATTACCACACAGGAAGAACAACTTGACCAAAAGAAAGGTTTTATTTAATAGAATCAATCAAGACTGAAGCGGAAGGAATCACGGAAAGACAAGTAATTAAGCTGGAATGGGACAGTGTTAGAATAATTCATAGAACAATTGTATGAAAGAGCCTAAAAATATGACATGAACATAAGAGTCGAACAACTCAGCCTTCTGACTTCACATGCAGTACCTTAGAAAATCTCGTGCATGATAGTTGCTTGACAAGAATGCAACACAATAAGTAATTAAAGAGTAAAAACAGCTTACTTGCACAGGAGTGAAGGCCAAACTTGAAGTCAAGCCTGATGTAGCACCACTGCTTCCGTAACTCTTCTCCTTGAATCTGGAAAATTGTCAAGCAATGAGAAACAGAGGCGTAAGACAGACAGATTAAGCTAATAGTAACATAGTTGTTGAAAGCCCCATATACAACAAAATTCACTGGTCATCAATGTTCAACAAGTGAGAACTTTTCtgagaaaagagaagagaagagagacATACTTCTTCGCTACTTTCGCAGCAAGCTTGCTCTGACCGACTGATACACGCAACTTGCCACTTCCAGCTTGACCAAGCATGCCATAGCCCTCCCCTAGTCCATCCCCTAGTTTCCAAGAAGATCAAATATGAAGTGAAGAACAACATTAGTGCTGATCTACACTAACAAAAAATAGCTTGAAATTTCTGAAAAACAAAATCCTAAAAAGCACCAAGAGCTAACTATCTCAAATTAGGTTTAAGTGCTCATCTCGTAAAATCTGTTAATACTCACAAGAAATTGTAACTTGTACTAACAGAAATTATATACCTAGTCTTTAGTATATACCCAAAGAAGAAGTATTCCTAACAATAGGTGCAAGTGCAAGAATTTTACTTTGAAACTGTGAAATCAAACAGCCAGATGCACTATTAAGTGCAGAACAATCATTTCACTCGCAGGAGTTATGTACTCTAATGTACATCGAAGATTTCATAAAACAATCAGTTGCAAACACCACGGCTGTCAATCACCACCAACCACACTTACGAAATGAAGGCATTTATTCAAGTACAGTTTTAACCAAACTCTTCCAGTTTTAACTTTTGCTCTTCATTCTGGCAGTCTTATTTAGTTTAGAAGGTGAGGGGTTGCAATGAGCTGGTTGTTATTACCTAAGGAGCTTTCTTCAGGTATTCCAAACTGCATCCTGTTTGCTAGCTTCCGCATATCCGTGATAGCATATCTGATAAATACCACGAAAACGCTTATGTCAAGCAAAAAACATGTGCTTCACCATATATAACTCTGGAAACTGTAGTTCACATGAGATGAAGTGGAAACATCCATACCtttctttcatctttctcaGCCGACGGCCACCTCTCTTTTTCTTGGGCTCAGAATCAGGAACTGGAAGAGGCTTTGGCTGCTTAGCAGGAGGTGGCTCTTGCCACTTATCTATCTTTTTACGGATCTCTTCCCTAAGAGATCTTCCAGTTTTTCCAATCGGGTCTCCATTGATCGAGTCCACACGTGCTGCTAATGTAGATTTCGCTGCCAGCAGTCTACAGGCTCGCATCCTTAAGGAAGGAGGTGTACTCTGAAATAATTCTGTTTGCTCAATATAACCCACATGAAATTGGGAGGTTGCTGTGGAGAAACCTGCTAGATTCTTCTTTTTGGCACCAAGAAGCTGGACATTACAAGCAGGCATTTTCGCCAACGACGAGAGACCACCAGCAGTACCCATAAGTTTTGCAGCAACTGCACTCCCTACTACAGCAGAAAGATTGGGAGCAATATATCCCATTCGACTCTcaacaaaatcaagaacctttttCTTTGCTGAATCAAGATCAAGGGCTCTATCACATGCTTCCACTGTCTTCTGTAAAACATCTTCTGGCAATGGCTTGCCACTCGTAGTTGATGCCGTAACAGACACAACCATGATGATAGCTGAGGGTAGCAGACCTTCCAAGTCAACAAGAGTCAGATCCATTTCGTTTCCAATCTTTTTAACAACCCGAGCATAATCAATTGGGTGATGAACAAGTGACTCTAACTCAGGAAATTTCAGTCGATACTTGTCGCGTATGAAATTGTGGATTATAACGATTTCATTCTCAATGTCAACTGATAAGGCATTACAGTCTACTATCAACTGATACTCTGGATCATCTTCGAGAACAACACCTTTATTCGTGATATCAGACTCCTTCTCAAGTGCATCTTCAACTTTCTGCAGCATTAATAGCATATCACCATTTAAAAATTACTCCCAGCACAGTAGAAAAAGTGGGATAGTTGGAGGTAAGTAAGAAGaaaacagaaaataaaaaagctCTAAATTTCAAACTTAACACATGGGACATTCAACCTCTAAgttcaaccaagaaagaaataaaaagctACATACATTATCTCACATTCTAACTTGCCCATCCATGCTGACATGATATAATCAGAAATGACACAGGACAAAAGACAAAAGGCAACAGGAATAGAAATACACCACTCTAGACTTCAGAGATAAAAAGCATACCAGACCTTTGGATTCAAGTCGAGAAGAAAAAGACATCGATAGTTAGACAACGAAATATACCGGGGGACATGATGTAATGTTATTAAAGATCATAAAGGTATGTATAAACCTGCATTATGTCAATGTAGCGACGTGATTTTTGCAGCTTGGAAACATTATCTAGATCATCATAATTAAGTGCTTCTATGTCTGCCAAGTCTCCATCTTCCTCCATCTGATCAGCATCAAGATTCTCCTCATCCTAGTTAAATAAAGAGGAGAAAATCCGGTCCAAGTTAGACGAAGATAAGAAGAATTTGATAACAGAATGGACAACATCCTCCACCCACAATTTTCTTCTGCTCCTCCGAGATTCCCGACCCTAACCATAAAAAATACAGAGGAAAATAGAAAATGAAGAAACCGAGATGACTAATGAGTGATAAAAAGTGAAAAGCATGTACTCACAACAACATCAGCTTCATTATCGGACAATTCATCCAGATCTGCCAGGAA
It includes:
- the LOC132030347 gene encoding U4/U6 small nuclear ribonucleoprotein Prp31 homolog, encoding MEEDGDLADIEALNYDDLDNVSKLQKSRRYIDIMQKVEDALEKESDITNKGVVLEDDPEYQLIVDCNALSVDIENEIVIIHNFIRDKYRLKFPELESLVHHPIDYARVVKKIGNEMDLTLVDLEGLLPSAIIMVVSVTASTTSGKPLPEDVLQKTVEACDRALDLDSAKKKVLDFVESRMGYIAPNLSAVVGSAVAAKLMGTAGGLSSLAKMPACNVQLLGAKKKNLAGFSTATSQFHVGYIEQTELFQSTPPSLRMRACRLLAAKSTLAARVDSINGDPIGKTGRSLREEIRKKIDKWQEPPPAKQPKPLPVPDSEPKKKRGGRRLRKMKERYAITDMRKLANRMQFGIPEESSLGDGLGEGYGMLGQAGSGKLRVSVGQSKLAAKVAKKFKEKSYGSSGATSGLTSSLAFTPVQGIELSNPQALANQLGSGTQSTYFSDTGTFSKIKRT